The following are encoded in a window of Sinomonas cyclohexanicum genomic DNA:
- the sufC gene encoding Fe-S cluster assembly ATPase SufC, translating to MSTLEIKDLHVSIETEQGVKEILKGVTLTVKTGETHAIMGPNGSGKSTLASTIAGHPRYTVTSGTITLDGEDVLAMSVDERARAGLFLAMQYPVEIPGVTMTNFLRTAKTAIDGKAPAIRTWTKDVKAAMEQLRIDADFAQRNVNEGFSGGEKKRVEILQLELFKPKFAVLDETDSGLDVDALKVVSEGVNRAQEEGNMGTLLITHYTRILRYIKPQFVHVFVDGKIAEQGGPELADRLEDEGYDRYVAAAAQA from the coding sequence ATGTCGACTCTGGAGATCAAGGACCTGCACGTTTCGATCGAGACCGAGCAGGGCGTCAAGGAGATCCTCAAGGGCGTGACCCTCACCGTGAAGACCGGCGAGACGCACGCGATCATGGGCCCCAACGGGTCCGGCAAGTCCACGCTGGCCTCGACGATCGCGGGCCACCCGCGCTACACGGTCACCTCGGGCACCATCACGCTCGACGGCGAGGACGTCCTCGCGATGAGCGTGGACGAGCGCGCCCGCGCCGGCCTGTTCCTGGCCATGCAGTACCCCGTGGAGATCCCGGGCGTGACCATGACCAACTTCCTGCGCACCGCCAAGACGGCGATCGACGGCAAGGCCCCGGCCATCCGCACCTGGACCAAGGACGTCAAGGCCGCCATGGAGCAGCTGCGCATCGACGCCGACTTCGCCCAGCGCAACGTCAACGAGGGCTTCTCGGGCGGCGAGAAGAAGCGCGTCGAGATCCTCCAGCTCGAGCTCTTCAAGCCGAAGTTCGCCGTCCTCGACGAGACCGACTCGGGCCTCGACGTCGACGCGCTCAAGGTGGTCTCCGAGGGCGTCAACCGCGCCCAGGAGGAGGGCAACATGGGCACGCTCCTCATCACCCACTACACGCGGATCCTGCGCTACATCAAGCCGCAGTTCGTCCACGTCTTCGTGGACGGCAAGATCGCCGAGCAGGGCGGCCCCGAGCTCGCCGACCGGCTCGAGGACGAGGGCTACGACCGCTACGTGGCCGCCGCGGCGCAGGCCTGA
- a CDS encoding metal-sulfur cluster assembly factor, translated as MTEIQPAPTALEDVEERLKDVIDPELGVNVVDLGLVYGLEYGEDGALLISMTLTTAACPLTDILEEQVGQVLDGVVDEWRLNWVWMPPWGPERITEDGRDQMRALGFNI; from the coding sequence ATGACAGAGATCCAGCCCGCACCGACCGCGCTCGAGGATGTCGAGGAGCGTCTCAAGGACGTGATCGACCCCGAACTCGGCGTCAACGTCGTGGACCTGGGGCTCGTCTATGGGCTCGAGTACGGCGAGGACGGAGCGCTGCTGATCAGCATGACGCTCACGACCGCCGCATGCCCGCTCACGGACATCCTCGAAGAGCAGGTCGGCCAGGTCCTCGACGGCGTCGTGGACGAGTGGCGCCTCAACTGGGTGTGGATGCCGCCGTGGGGTCCCGAGCGGATCACCGAGGACGGCCGCGACCAGATGCGCGCGCTCGGCTTCAACATCTAG
- the ypfJ gene encoding KPN_02809 family neutral zinc metallopeptidase, with protein MSFNDGAQLDPSQVEDRRGGGGGRFGRGTMIGGGVGGAILVLVLTLLGVNPSILSDLTGGGQDAGQQQPVGAAGGTSECKTGADAAARLDCRIVGTVNSVNAFWTDYFSKNGSKYTKPQAVIFSGQTSTGCGPATTDVGPFYCPTDTTAYFDPGFFDELVTRFGSSGGPLAQEYVVAHEFGHHVQDLVGTLGYAQKDPQGAQSGSVRVELQADCLAGMWAHAASTTNDPATGKPFLQPITQKDVQDALSAAASVGDDRIQKAATGRTNPESYTHGTSQQRQTWFMRGFQGGDLNQCNTLTGSV; from the coding sequence ATGAGTTTCAATGACGGCGCCCAGCTCGACCCGTCCCAGGTCGAGGACCGGCGCGGCGGCGGTGGCGGGCGCTTCGGGCGCGGCACGATGATCGGCGGCGGCGTAGGCGGAGCGATCCTGGTCCTCGTCCTCACCCTCCTCGGCGTGAACCCCAGCATCCTCAGCGACCTCACGGGCGGCGGACAGGATGCGGGCCAGCAGCAGCCTGTGGGCGCGGCCGGCGGCACGAGCGAGTGCAAGACCGGCGCGGACGCCGCGGCGCGCCTCGACTGCCGGATCGTCGGCACGGTCAACAGTGTCAATGCGTTCTGGACCGACTACTTCAGCAAGAACGGCAGCAAGTACACCAAGCCGCAGGCAGTGATCTTCTCTGGCCAGACCTCGACGGGGTGCGGCCCCGCGACCACAGACGTGGGCCCGTTCTACTGCCCGACCGACACGACCGCGTACTTCGACCCGGGCTTCTTCGACGAGCTCGTGACCCGCTTCGGGTCCTCCGGCGGGCCCCTCGCCCAGGAGTACGTCGTGGCCCACGAGTTCGGTCACCACGTGCAGGACCTCGTCGGCACACTCGGCTACGCGCAGAAGGACCCGCAGGGCGCGCAGTCGGGCAGCGTCCGCGTCGAGCTCCAGGCGGACTGCCTCGCCGGAATGTGGGCGCACGCCGCGAGCACCACGAACGATCCCGCCACGGGCAAGCCGTTCCTTCAGCCCATCACCCAGAAGGATGTCCAGGACGCACTCTCCGCTGCGGCATCCGTCGGTGACGACCGCATCCAGAAGGCCGCGACCGGCCGCACCAACCCCGAGAGCTACACCCATGGCACGAGCCAACAGCGCCAGACATGGTTCATGCGGGGCTTCCAGGGCGGGGACCTGAACCAGTGCAACACCCTCACCGGGAGCGTGTGA
- a CDS encoding class I adenylate-forming enzyme family protein: MPFLDRLSRWAAEKPHEPAVVCGRERLSWRQLHDKAADLASSGEPTAVLRQRNGVDFAVRWAAGVAGERECAVLDPTWPDELVAEVEGRLEERWGAAPGRRLDPASLADGSAESSFLVGLTSGTTSVPKAFSRSRRSWLRSFEVSTAAFRLSQDDQVLAPGPLSASLNLYTLSECLWAGATFHTLPAFDVGDAHAEITGRGITRLVLVPTMLRVLAERGLTGDVDASGVTAVVCSGQKLDRRTLEAVRRWAPRAVVWEYYGASELSFVAASSHEPGAQPAQVGTGVGRAFEGVELAILDDDGAPVAGGETGNICVRSDLVSDGYVWGDDGQAFTRLGGMCTVRDQGFLDGEELHVLGRTQDMINTGGHNVYPHEVEAALAMLPGVAEVVVAGVPDDVRGQRVVAGIVPSHAGLCQAQVRAALEGHLTPAKRPLQYLRLDTLPVTERGKLSRTEFQRWVLEGDRRAAPLA, encoded by the coding sequence ATGCCCTTTCTGGACCGGCTCTCGCGCTGGGCGGCCGAGAAACCGCACGAGCCCGCCGTCGTGTGCGGGCGCGAGCGCCTCTCGTGGCGACAGCTGCACGACAAGGCCGCGGACCTCGCGAGCTCCGGTGAGCCGACCGCCGTCCTGCGCCAGCGCAACGGCGTCGACTTCGCCGTGCGGTGGGCCGCCGGGGTGGCAGGGGAGCGCGAGTGCGCGGTGCTCGACCCGACGTGGCCCGACGAGCTCGTGGCGGAGGTGGAGGGCCGCCTCGAGGAACGGTGGGGCGCCGCGCCAGGTCGGCGGCTCGACCCGGCGTCTCTCGCCGACGGAAGCGCCGAATCCAGCTTCCTCGTGGGCCTCACCTCCGGCACAACCAGCGTGCCCAAGGCGTTCAGCCGGTCGAGGCGCTCGTGGCTGCGTTCCTTCGAGGTGTCCACGGCAGCCTTCCGCCTCTCGCAGGACGATCAGGTCCTCGCGCCCGGTCCGCTCTCGGCCAGCCTCAACCTGTACACCCTCTCCGAGTGCCTCTGGGCCGGGGCCACCTTCCACACGCTCCCGGCGTTCGACGTCGGCGACGCCCACGCCGAGATCACCGGCCGGGGCATCACGCGGCTCGTCCTCGTCCCCACCATGCTGCGCGTGCTCGCCGAGCGGGGGCTCACGGGGGACGTCGACGCGAGCGGCGTGACCGCCGTCGTGTGCTCCGGGCAGAAGCTGGACCGACGCACGCTTGAGGCCGTGCGGCGGTGGGCGCCCCGCGCGGTCGTGTGGGAGTACTACGGTGCGTCGGAGCTCTCGTTCGTCGCGGCGAGCAGCCACGAGCCCGGCGCGCAGCCCGCACAGGTGGGGACCGGCGTCGGGCGCGCGTTCGAGGGGGTGGAGCTCGCGATCCTCGATGACGACGGCGCACCGGTCGCCGGGGGCGAGACGGGCAACATCTGCGTGCGCAGTGACCTCGTCTCGGACGGCTACGTGTGGGGCGACGACGGGCAGGCGTTCACACGCCTCGGCGGCATGTGCACGGTGCGCGACCAAGGGTTCCTCGACGGCGAGGAGCTCCACGTTCTCGGCCGCACACAGGACATGATCAATACGGGCGGACACAACGTGTACCCGCACGAGGTCGAGGCGGCCCTCGCGATGCTGCCCGGCGTGGCGGAAGTGGTCGTGGCCGGGGTGCCGGACGACGTCCGCGGGCAGCGCGTCGTCGCAGGGATCGTGCCCTCGCACGCCGGGCTGTGCCAGGCGCAGGTCCGTGCTGCGCTCGAGGGGCATCTCACCCCCGCGAAGCGGCCCCTCCAGTACCTCCGCCTGGATACGCTCCCCGTGACCGAGCGTGGCAAGCTCTCGCGGACTGAGTTCCAGCGGTGGGTGCTGGAGGGGGACCGGCGTGCCGCTCCGCTCGCCTAG
- a CDS encoding thiolase family protein, which yields MPLRSPSPSGDGGRGGPLIVAGLRTPLARSGTALRDVPVQDLLAPVLGALVERSGVSGSLLADVVAGNAAGGGGNLARLAALTAALPASLPGITVDRQCGSGLDAIVLACRLVQAGAGEAFLAGGAESISTAPARARRLGDGSLVFYRRAQHAPALEGEAEPGDPDMGFAAETVAREAGITRERQDALALRSHARALAAASSGAYDGELVAVRSPHAEAGLLTADNGPRARLDSRLLARFPAAFVEGGTVTAGNSCFDADGAAAVLVVSRGAVGQLAVPAGSAALEFVGAQTVGVDPHRLGLGAAAAAERLLGEAGAAVGDLAAVEFNEAFAGQVLACTDRLGMSGEALDAVLNTEGGALALGHAYGASGAVSIVRLLARAQTLPEGSLCMAMISSAGGIGTAALFRTVSL from the coding sequence GTGCCGCTCCGCTCGCCTAGCCCGTCGGGTGACGGCGGCCGCGGCGGGCCGTTGATCGTCGCCGGGCTGCGCACGCCGCTCGCCCGATCGGGGACTGCACTGCGGGACGTCCCGGTGCAGGATCTGCTCGCCCCCGTTCTTGGGGCCCTCGTCGAGCGCTCGGGGGTCTCCGGGTCGCTCCTCGCGGACGTCGTGGCGGGCAACGCCGCCGGCGGGGGCGGGAACCTTGCCCGGCTCGCCGCGCTCACGGCGGCCCTGCCCGCGTCGCTGCCCGGGATCACGGTGGACCGGCAGTGCGGATCGGGGCTCGACGCGATCGTGCTCGCGTGCCGCCTCGTGCAGGCCGGAGCGGGGGAGGCGTTCCTCGCCGGGGGAGCCGAGTCGATCAGCACCGCGCCGGCACGCGCGCGACGGCTCGGCGACGGCTCCCTCGTGTTCTACCGCCGCGCGCAGCACGCGCCCGCTCTCGAAGGCGAGGCCGAGCCCGGGGACCCCGACATGGGGTTCGCCGCAGAGACCGTGGCCCGCGAGGCCGGGATCACGCGCGAGCGGCAGGACGCCCTCGCGCTGCGGAGCCATGCGCGCGCGCTCGCCGCGGCGTCGTCGGGCGCGTACGACGGCGAGCTGGTCGCCGTTCGCTCTCCTCACGCCGAGGCTGGGCTGCTCACGGCGGACAACGGGCCACGGGCGCGCCTCGACTCCCGGCTCCTGGCCCGGTTCCCCGCAGCCTTCGTTGAGGGCGGGACGGTGACGGCGGGAAACTCATGCTTCGACGCCGACGGCGCGGCGGCGGTGCTCGTGGTCTCCCGTGGGGCCGTCGGACAGCTCGCGGTGCCCGCCGGGTCCGCGGCGCTCGAGTTCGTGGGGGCCCAGACGGTTGGGGTGGACCCGCACAGGCTCGGGCTCGGCGCCGCGGCGGCCGCGGAACGGCTCCTCGGTGAGGCGGGGGCCGCCGTGGGCGATCTCGCAGCTGTCGAGTTCAACGAGGCCTTCGCCGGGCAGGTCCTTGCGTGCACGGACCGCTTGGGCATGTCCGGAGAGGCGCTCGACGCCGTGCTGAATACGGAGGGCGGAGCGCTGGCCCTTGGCCACGCCTACGGCGCGTCCGGTGCTGTGTCCATTGTGAGGCTTCTTGCCCGTGCCCAGACCCTGCCCGAAGGCTCCCTGTGCATGGCGATGATCAGCTCGGCGGGGGGCATCGGCACGGCCGCCCTCTTCAGGACGGTCAGTCTGTAG
- a CDS encoding energy-coupling factor transporter transmembrane component T family protein gives MRSRSAPGLLAGYVPGASWLHRAPLWAKFVGVVAAGSASFVLLDWRASVIALATVVAAWLSAGLGVRRLAASWRLVVPLAVVLFAFQWWQQGPATATRIVANLLLCFVAAGLLTATVPLRDLLDGVAGLARPFRRFGADPERFALAIAIMMRSIPVLAGSFAEVGDAARARGLERSVRARTIPVVLSAVAYARRTGDALAARGLADD, from the coding sequence ATGCGCTCCCGTTCGGCTCCCGGGCTGCTCGCCGGCTATGTGCCCGGCGCATCGTGGCTGCATCGCGCGCCGCTGTGGGCGAAGTTCGTGGGAGTGGTCGCGGCCGGCTCTGCGAGCTTCGTGCTGCTGGACTGGCGGGCGTCCGTGATCGCGCTGGCCACAGTGGTGGCCGCGTGGCTGTCGGCAGGCCTCGGCGTGCGGCGGCTCGCGGCGTCGTGGAGGCTCGTGGTGCCGCTCGCCGTCGTGCTCTTCGCGTTCCAGTGGTGGCAGCAGGGGCCCGCGACGGCAACGAGGATCGTCGCTAACCTGCTCCTGTGCTTCGTAGCCGCAGGCCTGCTCACGGCGACCGTGCCACTGCGCGACCTGCTCGACGGCGTGGCGGGGCTCGCGCGGCCGTTCCGCCGCTTCGGCGCGGACCCCGAGCGGTTCGCGCTCGCGATCGCGATCATGATGCGCAGCATCCCGGTCCTCGCCGGCTCCTTCGCCGAGGTGGGCGACGCCGCCCGGGCCCGCGGGCTCGAGCGCAGCGTCCGCGCACGAACCATTCCGGTGGTGCTCTCAGCCGTGGCCTACGCGCGCCGCACCGGCGACGCGCTCGCGGCGAGGGGCCTGGCCGACGACTGA
- a CDS encoding energy-coupling factor ABC transporter ATP-binding protein, producing MPRIEIDAVSVSVALDDAEDRGRGQAPGRKVLLDGIGATLTEARIAVVGANGSGKSTMLRLLNGLVEPTSGAVRVDGLDTVRDGRAVRQRVGFVFTDPLSQLVMPTGREDVELSLRRHHRSRSDRAAAAQAVLDRFGLDRLADQSVYELSGGERQLMALAAVLAVDPAVLVLDEPSTLLDLRNRELLRRTLAGLEEQVILSTHDLELALDADRVLVIEGGRIAFDGAPDEGVALYRELCAAPPRAGSTGGRTTADGR from the coding sequence ATGCCCAGGATCGAGATCGACGCCGTCTCGGTGTCCGTCGCCCTCGACGACGCCGAGGACCGGGGCCGCGGTCAGGCGCCCGGCCGCAAGGTGCTGCTCGACGGCATCGGTGCGACGCTCACCGAGGCGCGCATCGCCGTCGTGGGCGCGAACGGCTCCGGGAAGTCCACCATGCTGCGCCTCCTCAACGGGCTCGTGGAGCCGACGTCGGGCGCCGTGCGCGTCGACGGGCTCGACACGGTCCGCGACGGCCGCGCGGTGAGGCAACGGGTCGGGTTCGTGTTCACCGACCCGCTCTCCCAGCTGGTCATGCCGACCGGGCGCGAGGACGTCGAGCTCTCGCTGCGGCGCCACCACCGCTCGCGCTCCGACCGAGCCGCAGCAGCGCAGGCTGTGCTCGACCGGTTCGGTCTCGACCGGCTCGCGGACCAGAGCGTGTACGAGCTCTCCGGCGGGGAACGGCAGCTCATGGCGCTCGCGGCCGTGCTCGCCGTCGACCCCGCCGTGCTCGTGCTGGACGAGCCCTCGACTCTCCTCGACCTGCGCAACCGCGAACTGCTGCGCCGCACGCTCGCGGGGCTGGAGGAGCAGGTCATCCTCTCGACCCACGACCTCGAGCTCGCCCTCGACGCCGACCGGGTGCTCGTCATCGAGGGCGGCCGGATCGCGTTCGACGGCGCGCCCGACGAGGGAGTCGCCCTCTACCGCGAGCTGTGCGCGGCTCCCCCGCGGGCGGGGTCCACAGGTGGGCGCACGACGGCGGACGGCCGCTGA
- a CDS encoding biotin transporter BioY, whose protein sequence is MSQKTAPTDQTAVRRRRLWDSQSLALVAVFAALIAVSAIVPGIPVGSFGVPITLQTLTIMLTGLVLGAGRGAAAVGLYLVLAFAGLPIFSGGRAGLQVLAGGSAGYIVAFLVAAFVLGLAAQFIIKRFSAKRRVLWFFLASMVVLVVITHGLGVLGMMLNLKLSWQAAFAADLVYYPGDILKNIVAAIAAAAVHRAFPDVLVRRVK, encoded by the coding sequence ATGAGCCAGAAGACCGCACCCACCGACCAGACGGCCGTCCGTCGGCGACGCCTCTGGGACTCCCAGTCCCTCGCCCTCGTCGCAGTGTTCGCCGCGCTCATCGCTGTCTCGGCGATCGTCCCGGGGATTCCCGTGGGCTCGTTCGGCGTACCCATCACGCTCCAGACGCTCACCATCATGCTCACCGGCCTCGTCCTCGGCGCGGGGCGGGGGGCGGCCGCCGTCGGGCTCTACCTCGTGCTCGCGTTCGCGGGCCTGCCGATCTTCTCGGGCGGCCGCGCCGGGCTGCAGGTCCTCGCGGGCGGGTCCGCGGGGTACATCGTGGCGTTCCTGGTCGCGGCGTTCGTCCTGGGTCTCGCAGCGCAGTTCATCATCAAGCGGTTCTCCGCCAAGCGCCGCGTGCTGTGGTTCTTCCTGGCCTCGATGGTGGTGCTCGTGGTCATCACCCACGGGCTCGGCGTGCTAGGCATGATGCTCAACCTCAAGCTGTCCTGGCAGGCCGCGTTCGCTGCCGACCTCGTCTACTACCCCGGCGACATCCTGAAGAACATCGTCGCCGCAATCGCCGCCGCGGCCGTGCACCGGGCCTTCCCCGACGTGCTCGTGCGCCGCGTCAAGTAG
- the fdh gene encoding formate dehydrogenase — protein sequence MPSPLQWPVVRQFLDHDPTGRHQAAKSPASARLTARTSTADRVVDSVCPFCAVGCGQKVYVKDEKVIQIEGNPDSPISRGRLCPKGSASLQLTTGDAREKHVLYRRPHATDWERLDLETAMDMVAQRVVDTRRDTWEWESHDVRTRRTMGIASLGGATLDNEENYLIKKLLTALGVVQVENQARVCHSSTVAALGTSFGRGGSTTYLQDLQRADCIIIQGSNFAEAHPVGFQWVMEAKERGAKIIHIDPRFSRTSALADTFVPIRAGTDIAFLGALINWVLTHDAYFHEYVVNYTNAATILREDFRDTEDLDGLFSGFDPDGPNYDQQTWQYEGADVAASSGERESQAHESGTTLGEAGHAHSHGSGGPSLRGEWRRDETLQNPRCVFQTLKRHYARYTPEMVEEVCGVPRELFAEVAQAISANSGRERTTAFAYAVGWTQHTTGVQYIRSASVLQLLLGNIGRPGGGIMALRGHASIQGSSDIPTLFDLLPGYLPMPHAEQHLDLDGYVEADSAERGFWANMRSYTVSLLKAYWGDAATAENDYCFDYLPRITGSHGTYETVAAQLEGVCKGYFLLGENPAVGSANTHLQRAGMAKLDWLVVRDFSLIESATWWKDGPEIATGEMRTEDIGTEVFFFPAASHTEKSGSFTNTNRLLQWHDQAVEPEGDRRSDLWFMWHLGNRIRGLLADSTDPADRPVLDLTWDYPTVGSQADPDADAVFAEINGRKADGTPLSAYTELKDDGSTSCGCWIYCGCRADGVNQAARRKPHTEQTVSSLEWGWAWPANRRELYNRASADPEGRPWSERKKLIWWDEDAGNWTGDDVPDFEPTKPPSYRPAEGALGVEAISGIDPFIMQADGKGWLYTPAGLVDGPMPTHYEPQESPFPNALYTQGRNPVRKLMPREGNRYHPSGGERGADVYPYVLTTYRLTEHFTAGAMTRWLPYLAELQPEAFCEVSAELAAERGLTNKGWATLISARGAIEARVLVTERMKPLKVHGRTLHQIGMPYHWGPNGLARGDAMNELSSIAMDPNAHIQEVKALTVDIRPGRRPRGPSLPALVEEYRRRAGIDEHTGTDTHAGGEGVKA from the coding sequence ATGCCAAGTCCGCTGCAGTGGCCCGTTGTGCGCCAATTCCTCGACCACGACCCGACGGGCCGCCATCAGGCGGCCAAGTCCCCAGCCTCCGCGCGGCTCACGGCCCGCACCTCGACGGCGGACCGTGTGGTCGACTCGGTGTGTCCCTTCTGCGCGGTGGGGTGCGGGCAGAAGGTCTACGTCAAGGACGAGAAGGTCATCCAGATCGAGGGAAACCCCGATTCGCCCATCAGCCGCGGACGGCTGTGCCCGAAGGGATCCGCCTCGCTCCAGCTGACCACGGGGGACGCACGCGAGAAGCATGTCCTCTACCGCCGGCCGCATGCGACGGACTGGGAACGCCTCGACCTCGAGACGGCGATGGACATGGTGGCCCAGCGCGTCGTCGACACTCGGCGGGACACGTGGGAGTGGGAGTCCCACGATGTTCGCACGCGGCGCACGATGGGCATCGCGAGCCTAGGGGGCGCGACGCTGGACAACGAGGAGAACTACCTCATCAAGAAGCTGCTGACAGCGCTCGGCGTCGTCCAGGTCGAGAACCAGGCCCGCGTCTGCCACAGCTCGACCGTCGCGGCCCTCGGCACGAGCTTCGGACGCGGCGGGTCGACGACCTACCTCCAGGACCTGCAGCGCGCGGACTGCATCATCATCCAGGGGTCCAACTTCGCCGAGGCCCACCCGGTGGGGTTCCAATGGGTCATGGAGGCCAAGGAACGCGGCGCGAAGATCATCCACATCGACCCGCGGTTCTCCCGCACGAGCGCCCTCGCCGACACGTTCGTGCCGATTCGGGCGGGGACGGACATCGCCTTCCTCGGTGCCCTCATCAATTGGGTCCTGACCCACGATGCCTACTTCCACGAGTACGTCGTCAACTACACCAACGCGGCCACCATCCTCCGGGAGGACTTCCGGGACACCGAAGACCTGGACGGACTCTTCTCCGGCTTCGATCCCGATGGGCCCAACTACGACCAGCAGACCTGGCAGTACGAGGGTGCCGACGTCGCCGCTTCCTCCGGCGAGCGCGAGTCCCAGGCGCACGAGAGCGGCACGACGCTCGGCGAGGCGGGCCATGCGCACTCGCACGGCTCCGGAGGCCCCTCGCTCCGTGGCGAGTGGCGACGGGACGAGACGCTCCAGAACCCGCGTTGCGTCTTCCAGACGCTCAAGCGCCACTATGCGCGCTACACGCCGGAGATGGTCGAAGAGGTCTGTGGCGTGCCGCGCGAGCTCTTCGCCGAGGTGGCGCAGGCGATCAGCGCCAATTCCGGGCGTGAGCGGACCACGGCGTTCGCGTACGCGGTGGGCTGGACGCAGCACACCACCGGCGTCCAGTACATCCGGTCGGCTTCTGTCCTGCAGCTGCTGCTGGGGAACATCGGCCGCCCGGGCGGGGGCATTATGGCATTGCGCGGGCACGCGAGCATCCAGGGGTCGAGCGACATTCCGACCCTCTTCGACCTTCTCCCCGGCTACCTGCCCATGCCCCACGCGGAGCAGCATCTGGACCTCGACGGCTATGTCGAGGCGGACTCCGCCGAGCGCGGCTTCTGGGCCAACATGCGCTCGTACACTGTCAGCCTGCTCAAGGCGTACTGGGGGGACGCCGCAACAGCGGAGAACGACTACTGCTTCGATTACCTGCCCCGCATCACCGGAAGCCACGGGACCTACGAGACGGTCGCCGCGCAGCTGGAGGGCGTGTGCAAGGGCTACTTCCTCCTGGGGGAGAACCCAGCCGTCGGCTCGGCCAACACCCACCTGCAGCGTGCGGGGATGGCCAAGCTGGACTGGCTCGTGGTGCGGGACTTCTCCCTCATCGAGAGCGCTACGTGGTGGAAGGACGGCCCTGAGATCGCGACGGGCGAGATGAGGACCGAGGACATCGGGACGGAGGTGTTCTTCTTCCCCGCCGCCTCGCACACGGAGAAGAGCGGCAGCTTCACCAACACCAACCGGCTGCTCCAGTGGCACGATCAGGCGGTCGAGCCCGAGGGCGACCGGCGCAGCGACCTGTGGTTCATGTGGCATCTGGGCAACCGGATCCGCGGCCTTCTCGCCGACTCGACGGATCCGGCAGACCGTCCGGTGCTGGACCTCACGTGGGACTACCCGACGGTCGGCAGCCAGGCCGATCCGGATGCCGACGCCGTCTTCGCCGAGATCAATGGAAGGAAGGCAGACGGGACGCCGCTGTCCGCCTACACCGAGCTCAAGGACGACGGGTCGACGTCGTGCGGGTGCTGGATCTACTGCGGGTGCCGGGCCGACGGCGTCAACCAGGCCGCGCGGCGTAAGCCGCACACGGAGCAGACGGTCTCGAGCCTGGAGTGGGGCTGGGCGTGGCCGGCCAACCGCCGGGAGCTGTACAACCGTGCCTCGGCGGATCCAGAGGGTCGTCCTTGGAGCGAACGGAAGAAGCTCATCTGGTGGGACGAGGACGCCGGGAACTGGACGGGTGACGACGTGCCTGACTTCGAGCCGACGAAGCCCCCGTCGTATCGTCCGGCCGAGGGCGCGCTCGGCGTCGAGGCGATATCCGGTATCGATCCGTTCATCATGCAGGCCGATGGCAAGGGGTGGTTGTACACCCCGGCTGGATTGGTGGACGGGCCGATGCCGACCCACTACGAGCCGCAGGAGTCGCCGTTCCCCAACGCGCTGTACACACAGGGGCGGAACCCGGTGCGGAAGCTGATGCCGCGCGAAGGCAACCGCTACCATCCCAGTGGCGGCGAGCGCGGCGCGGATGTCTACCCATATGTGCTGACGACGTACCGGCTCACCGAACACTTCACCGCTGGTGCCATGACCCGGTGGCTGCCCTATCTCGCGGAACTGCAGCCGGAGGCCTTCTGCGAGGTCTCGGCCGAGCTCGCCGCCGAGCGGGGACTCACGAACAAGGGATGGGCCACGCTCATCTCCGCCCGGGGGGCCATCGAGGCCCGGGTGCTCGTGACCGAGCGGATGAAGCCGCTCAAGGTGCACGGCCGTACCCTCCATCAGATCGGCATGCCGTACCACTGGGGGCCGAACGGCCTCGCGCGCGGCGACGCGATGAACGAGCTCTCCTCCATCGCGATGGACCCCAATGCCCACATTCAGGAGGTCAAAGCGCTCACGGTGGACATCCGGCCCGGGCGCCGGCCGCGCGGGCCTTCCCTGCCCGCACTGGTCGAGGAGTACCGCCGGCGAGCCGGCATCGACGAGCACACAGGCACCGACACACACGCAGGCGGCGAGGGAGTCAAGGCATGA